One genomic region from Macrobrachium rosenbergii isolate ZJJX-2024 chromosome 1, ASM4041242v1, whole genome shotgun sequence encodes:
- the LOC136839290 gene encoding uncharacterized protein, with protein MADSVKSKRGREKFCHEGYIYRFDKHSKTQDLVKFWRCHEDGRCKARIHTLESEVIKKINGHTHPPSAVAIEVENVLTVARDRAEMTCELPSTIINKCIEKMSVAGMAQLPNRHAMRRIIRRKRNAVNQVPENPRSIEELQLPEKYMMYNPTPDTSENFCLMDRGTGSERIIIFGRESWLEHIANSTIWYADGTFAVAPQLFYQVYIILVKKNNGVHPVLYALLQNKQYATYVRLFEMIKEMSTNARPDVINCDFEQAAFTAMKDTFPRVEIRGCLFRLSQNLLKQLSGYGLMKLYNTNPDFALHAKMITALCFVPVADLDTHIDSLAGNLPEELIPVLNWFEDNYVGRPNRRGPGKRSPLFPTEMWNMHQRTLNGHDRTNNYAEAANRRLKSELGMLHPTIWKFIDVLRQVQKGRDEYFEKLACGHQPQLELRKYRKADERILKIVSEYGTRNKIEYLRSIGHNLMN; from the coding sequence ATGGCTGATTCCGTAAAAAGTAAGAGAGGCAGAGAAAAGTTTTGTCATGAAGGCTATATTTATCGTTTCgacaaacacagcaaaacacaagATCTTGTTAAGTTTTGGCGATGCCATGAAGATGGTAGATGCAAAGCTCGTATTCACACGTTAGAGAGTGAGGTGATCAAAAAGATTAACGGACATACTCATCCTCCTTCAGCAGTTGCCATCGAAGTAGAAAATGTCTTGACCGTTGCCAGAGACCGAGCTGAAATGACTTGTGAGTTGCCAAgtacaattataaataagtgcATCGAGAAAATGTCTGTTGCAGGTATGGCACAGTTACCAAACAGGCACGCAATGCGAAGAATTATTCGTAGGAAACGTAACGCAGTTAACCAAGTCCCTGAAAACCCAAGGTCCATTGAAGAGCTTCAGTTACCAGAAAAGTATATGATGTATAATCCTACCCCAGATACcagtgaaaatttttgtttaatggatAGAGGGACAGGCAGCGAacggattattatatttggaagagAAAGTTGGTTGGAGCACATTGCAAATTCTACGATTTGGTATGCTGATGGAACATTTGCTGTAGCACCGCAGCTATTTTATCAAGTGTACAttattctggttaaaaaaaataatggagtacACCCTGTATTGTATGCGCTTTTACAAAACAAGCAGTATGCAACATATGTGAGGTTGTTTGAGATGATAAAGGAGATGAGCACAAACGCACGACCCGACGTAATTAATTGTGATTTTGAGCAAGCTGCTTTTACTGCAATGAAAGACACCTTCCCCAGAGTTGAAATCAGAGGCTGTCTATTTCGTCTGTCTCAAAATCTACTAAAGCAGCTAAGTGGGTATGGTCTCATGAAGTTATACAACACTAATCCCGACTTTGCATTACATGCGAAAATGATAACTGCTTTATGCTTTGTGCCAGTTGCTGATCTAGACACTCACATAGATTCATTGGCAGGTAATTTACCGGAGGAATTAATTCCAGTTTTAAACTGGTTTGAAGACAACTATGTAGGCCGTCCAAACCGGCGTGGACCAGGCAAACGAAGTCCTTTATTTCCAACGGAGATGTGGAATATGCATCAAAGAACATTAAATGGGCACGACAGGACAAATAACTATGCTGAGGCGGCTAATAGGAGATTGAAAAGTGAACTCGGAATGTTACACCCGACTATTTGGAAATTCATCGATGTCCTCAGGCAGGTTCAAAAGGGAAGGGACGAGTACTTTGAGAAACTTGCATGTGGCCATCAACCACAGTTGGAACTACGTAAATACAGAAAAGCAGATGAGAGAATTCTAAAGATTGTTTCTGAATATGgcacaagaaataaaatagagtACCTTCGTTCAATAGGACAcaatttaatgaattaa